One stretch of Pseudomonas fragi DNA includes these proteins:
- a CDS encoding Lrp/AsnC family transcriptional regulator — MQIKLSAIDRKILRLLQHNADLSAAEVAEHVELSQSPCWRRIHRLQEEGLIERKVALLNPKKLGLNVVVFVNVRLSGHGRRHLTEFEEAITDYPEVIECYTMAGDMDYLLKVVTHDIDSYERFLRDHLLQKPHVQEAHSNIAMSEVKRTTELLLD; from the coding sequence ATGCAGATAAAATTAAGCGCCATCGACCGCAAGATCCTGCGCTTGTTGCAGCACAATGCCGACCTGTCTGCCGCCGAGGTGGCGGAGCATGTGGAGTTGTCGCAATCGCCCTGCTGGCGGCGGATCCATCGGTTGCAAGAGGAAGGGCTGATCGAGCGCAAGGTGGCCCTGCTCAATCCGAAAAAGCTCGGGCTCAATGTGGTGGTGTTCGTCAATGTGCGCTTGTCGGGCCACGGCCGACGGCATCTGACCGAATTTGAAGAAGCGATCACCGATTACCCCGAAGTGATCGAGTGCTACACGATGGCAGGGGACATGGACTACCTGCTCAAGGTAGTCACCCACGATATCGACAGCTATGAACGTTTTTTGCGTGATCACTTGCTGCAGAAACCACACGTTCAGGAAGCCCACTCCAATATCGCCATGAGTGAGGTCAAACGCACCACTGAGTTGTTGCTTGATTAG
- a CDS encoding spore coat U domain-containing protein, producing MRVLKSTLGFSLLGLMLAGQAQAVTTVTGTVNASLVLTTSCLINGVVGANGAVFGALDFGTATSLFDTASAQVLSGTGAMTVLCTAGTTPSVTLGAGAHDGMAAAQGTRALASGSNYVGYDLYSDVGHGTPVAIGGNVTLSQSTGVVQTVNIYGKATGKVGLPAGTYTDTIAVVLTF from the coding sequence ATGCGCGTACTTAAATCAACGCTGGGGTTCTCATTGTTGGGCTTGATGCTGGCCGGTCAGGCACAGGCCGTCACGACCGTCACCGGCACTGTCAACGCTTCGTTAGTGCTGACGACCAGTTGCCTTATCAACGGGGTGGTGGGGGCCAACGGGGCAGTCTTCGGGGCGCTGGACTTCGGTACGGCCACGTCCTTGTTTGACACCGCAAGTGCCCAGGTATTGAGCGGCACTGGCGCCATGACGGTCCTGTGTACGGCGGGAACCACCCCGTCGGTCACCCTGGGGGCCGGTGCCCATGACGGCATGGCGGCCGCACAAGGCACGCGGGCCTTGGCCAGTGGCAGCAATTATGTGGGTTATGACCTGTACAGCGACGTTGGCCACGGCACGCCGGTGGCTATCGGTGGCAACGTTACGCTGTCGCAGAGTACCGGGGTGGTGCAAACGGTCAATATCTACGGCAAGGCGACCGGCAAGGTCGGGCTGCCGGCTGGCACCTACACGGACACCATTGCCGTAGTGCTGACCTTTTAA
- a CDS encoding LexA family protein: protein MDKWIALVRTKLRELKLTQEKLAERVGASQGGVGHWLNKRRQPDLPTMNNVLHALGLEHLEVALVIRERNEAGDTPGADEYTYEITSAFRYPVRDWVSAGQVNEKVQPDYASPGTVFEVSDHYAKGAAFWLQVTGDAMTAPVGVSIAQGMMILVDPDIEATPGKMVIALTPESEATTFRQLIEESGQRYLKPLNPTYPKTLFDDKCRIIGVVVQATVKF, encoded by the coding sequence ATGGATAAATGGATCGCTTTAGTCAGAACAAAATTGCGCGAGCTCAAGCTCACGCAAGAAAAACTAGCCGAACGCGTCGGGGCTTCCCAGGGCGGGGTCGGTCATTGGCTCAACAAACGCCGCCAACCCGACTTGCCGACGATGAACAATGTGCTGCATGCCCTTGGGCTTGAGCACCTTGAAGTCGCCCTGGTGATTCGTGAGCGCAATGAGGCAGGCGACACGCCAGGTGCCGACGAATACACCTATGAGATCACTTCGGCATTCCGCTATCCGGTCAGGGACTGGGTATCGGCCGGTCAGGTCAACGAGAAAGTACAGCCCGACTACGCCTCGCCCGGCACTGTTTTCGAAGTCAGCGATCATTACGCCAAAGGTGCTGCGTTCTGGTTGCAGGTAACGGGCGATGCCATGACCGCACCGGTGGGGGTCAGCATCGCGCAAGGCATGATGATTCTGGTTGATCCGGATATCGAGGCCACGCCCGGCAAAATGGTGATCGCCCTGACGCCAGAGTCCGAGGCCACCACCTTTCGGCAGTTGATCGAAGAAAGCGGCCAGCGTTACCTCAAACCCCTCAACCCGACTTATCCCAAAACCCTGTTTGATGATAAATGCCGGATTATCGGCGTCGTGGTACAGGCCACGGTCAAGTTCTAG
- a CDS encoding spore coat U domain-containing protein produces MAWPGAVSLLLLGAISGGVCAATSTTLQVSASIVAGCVISNPGGLYGNLNFGTYAALSTAPVSVALTGGVTLQCTPGVTLSMTVDGGLHNVGGRRLQLAGGTAQIAYQLFRDAARSQSLGIAQSVNVPYTDANAISLPIFGYVLLPGNQPVGSYSDTLQVQLSY; encoded by the coding sequence GTGGCGTGGCCAGGTGCTGTATCACTGCTGTTGCTGGGTGCGATCAGCGGGGGGGTGTGTGCCGCGACTTCAACAACGCTGCAGGTCAGCGCCAGCATCGTGGCCGGTTGCGTGATCAGCAATCCCGGGGGCTTGTACGGCAACTTGAATTTCGGGACCTACGCGGCGTTGTCGACCGCACCGGTGAGCGTTGCCCTGACCGGAGGAGTGACACTGCAATGCACTCCGGGGGTGACGCTGAGCATGACCGTTGATGGCGGTTTGCATAACGTTGGCGGACGCCGCTTGCAGCTTGCCGGTGGTACTGCGCAGATTGCCTACCAGTTGTTTCGGGACGCGGCCCGCAGTCAAAGCCTGGGTATCGCGCAATCGGTCAATGTGCCTTACACCGACGCAAATGCCATCAGCCTGCCGATTTTTGGTTATGTGCTTTTGCCCGGCAACCAGCCGGTGGGCAGCTACAGCGACACGTTGCAGGTGCAACTATCTTATTGA
- a CDS encoding molecular chaperone, whose translation MHSFLRPLQGMAFCLLTLGVAQSALAASSILIWPIDPVLEADQQASALWLENRGDTPANLQVRVFAWNQEGFDDKYQNQRDVVGSPPVATIQPGQKQLIRLTRAKTFPAGEEHAYRIIIDEIPLPLPPAEAGSDKTAAAVRLQMRYSVPLFAYGAGLWSKPDASRPRDPNGAGLPQLSGRTLKVDGKSYIELVNRGAVHARLTEASLKSGSQSKPVVEGLFGYVLPGATMRWPVPVTQGDALQVRVNGQTALQTLSLGQ comes from the coding sequence ATGCATTCATTCTTACGGCCACTTCAGGGCATGGCTTTTTGCTTGCTGACACTGGGTGTGGCCCAGTCGGCGCTGGCAGCCAGCTCGATTTTGATCTGGCCCATCGATCCGGTTCTGGAGGCCGACCAGCAGGCCAGTGCGCTGTGGCTGGAGAACCGCGGCGATACCCCCGCCAACCTGCAGGTAAGGGTGTTTGCCTGGAACCAGGAAGGTTTTGACGACAAGTATCAGAACCAGCGTGACGTGGTTGGCAGCCCGCCTGTGGCCACTATCCAGCCCGGGCAAAAACAGCTGATTCGCCTGACCCGCGCCAAGACCTTCCCGGCAGGCGAGGAGCACGCCTACCGCATCATCATTGATGAAATCCCGCTGCCGCTGCCCCCGGCCGAGGCCGGTAGCGACAAGACGGCGGCTGCCGTGCGCTTGCAGATGCGCTATTCGGTGCCTTTGTTTGCCTACGGTGCCGGGCTGTGGAGCAAGCCGGATGCAAGCCGCCCGCGTGACCCCAACGGTGCGGGTTTGCCGCAATTGAGCGGGCGCACCCTCAAGGTGGATGGCAAGTCCTATATCGAGCTGGTCAACCGTGGCGCTGTGCATGCGCGCTTGACCGAGGCCTCGCTCAAATCGGGCAGCCAGTCAAAACCGGTAGTGGAGGGGTTGTTCGGTTATGTCTTGCCAGGAGCCACCATGCGCTGGCCCGTACCGGTGACGCAGGGAGATGCGCTGCAGGTACGGGTCAATGGCCAGACAGCGTTGCAGACGTTGTCTCTGGGGCAATAA
- a CDS encoding acetyl/propionyl/methylcrotonyl-CoA carboxylase subunit alpha, producing MTAPLLTSILVANRGEIACRVMRTAKALGLTTVAVHSATDRDARHCREADICVDLGGSKAADSYLKIDKIIAAAKASGAQAIHPGYGFLSENAGFARAIEAAGLIFLGPPASAIDAMGSKSAAKALMEVAGVPLVPGYHGEDQDLETFRLAAERIGYPVLLKATAGGGGKGMKVVEDVSQLAEALASAQREALSSFGDARMLVEKYVLKPRHVEIQIFADQHGNCLYLNERDCSIQRRHQKVVEEAPAPGLSVEQRQAMGESAVRAAQAIGYVGAGTVEFLLDARGEFFFMEMNTRLQVEHPVTEAITGLDLVAWQIRVARGEALPITQAQVPLNGHAIEVRLYAEDPGHDFLPQTGRLEVYRESAAGPGRRVDSGVCEGDEVSPFYDPMLGKLIAWGEDREQARLRLLAMLDEFAIGGLKTNLSFLRRIIGHPAFAAAELDTGFIPRFEEQLLPAAEPLPAAFWSAGAQAFDQSQPPRVRTDDPASPWSAHNGFRSGLPAQTLLALTCNGEQEVIHLSANTATLRDEQLVIEQDGVRRQHLAIRRGDALYLRWDGELHCVRLHDPISAVDASHTAQGGLTAPMNGSIVRVLVEIGQTVEAGAQLVVLEAMKMEHSLRAPHAGVIKALFFQEGEMVSEGSALVELE from the coding sequence ATGACTGCCCCTCTTCTGACATCCATACTGGTGGCCAACCGTGGCGAAATCGCCTGCCGGGTGATGCGCACGGCCAAGGCCCTGGGCCTCACTACGGTCGCCGTCCACAGCGCGACCGACCGCGACGCGCGGCATTGCCGCGAAGCCGATATCTGCGTGGATCTGGGCGGCAGCAAAGCGGCTGACAGCTACCTGAAAATCGACAAGATCATCGCAGCCGCCAAGGCCAGCGGTGCCCAGGCGATTCACCCCGGGTACGGTTTTTTGTCGGAGAACGCAGGCTTTGCCCGTGCCATTGAAGCGGCCGGGCTGATTTTTCTCGGCCCGCCCGCCAGTGCCATTGATGCCATGGGCAGCAAGTCCGCCGCCAAGGCCTTGATGGAAGTGGCCGGCGTGCCGCTGGTGCCCGGCTACCACGGCGAAGACCAGGATCTGGAAACCTTTCGCCTCGCCGCAGAACGCATCGGCTATCCGGTGCTGCTCAAGGCCACGGCAGGTGGTGGCGGCAAGGGCATGAAGGTGGTCGAAGACGTCAGCCAGCTGGCAGAAGCACTGGCTTCGGCACAGCGCGAAGCCTTGTCGTCCTTTGGCGACGCGCGGATGCTGGTGGAAAAGTATGTGCTCAAGCCGCGTCATGTCGAGATCCAGATTTTCGCCGACCAGCATGGCAACTGCCTGTACCTCAATGAGCGCGACTGCTCGATTCAGCGCCGCCATCAGAAAGTCGTGGAAGAAGCACCCGCACCGGGGCTGAGTGTCGAACAGCGTCAGGCCATGGGCGAGTCCGCCGTGCGCGCGGCGCAGGCCATCGGCTATGTGGGTGCGGGCACCGTGGAATTTTTACTGGATGCGCGAGGCGAATTCTTCTTTATGGAGATGAACACGCGCCTGCAGGTTGAGCACCCGGTTACCGAAGCCATCACCGGCCTCGATCTGGTGGCCTGGCAAATCCGCGTGGCCCGCGGTGAAGCCCTGCCGATCACCCAGGCGCAAGTGCCGCTGAACGGGCATGCCATCGAAGTGCGCCTGTATGCCGAAGACCCGGGCCATGATTTTCTGCCGCAAACCGGCCGTCTTGAGGTGTATCGCGAGTCGGCCGCAGGCCCGGGCCGTCGTGTGGACAGCGGGGTCTGCGAAGGCGACGAGGTGTCGCCGTTCTACGACCCGATGCTGGGCAAGCTGATTGCCTGGGGGGAAGACCGTGAACAGGCCCGTCTGCGCTTGCTGGCCATGCTTGATGAGTTCGCCATTGGCGGGCTGAAAACCAACCTGAGCTTTTTGCGCCGTATCATCGGCCACCCGGCCTTCGCTGCAGCCGAACTCGATACCGGCTTTATCCCGCGCTTCGAAGAGCAATTGCTGCCTGCAGCAGAGCCTTTGCCTGCAGCCTTCTGGTCTGCTGGCGCACAAGCCTTCGATCAGAGCCAGCCGCCCAGGGTACGCACTGATGATCCGGCCTCCCCCTGGTCGGCCCACAACGGCTTTCGCAGCGGTCTGCCAGCACAGACCTTGCTGGCCCTGACCTGCAATGGCGAGCAAGAGGTCATCCACCTCAGCGCCAACACGGCCACCTTGCGCGATGAGCAACTGGTTATCGAACAGGACGGTGTGCGCCGCCAGCACCTGGCAATACGTCGCGGCGATGCACTGTACCTGCGCTGGGACGGTGAGCTGCACTGCGTGCGCCTGCACGACCCGATCAGCGCCGTGGACGCCAGCCACACGGCCCAGGGCGGCCTGACCGCACCGATGAACGGCAGCATCGTGCGGGTACTGGTTGAGATCGGTCAAACCGTCGAGGCCGGTGCGCAACTGGTGGTGCTGGAGGCCATGAAAATGGAACACAGCCTGCGCGCCCCCCACGCAGGCGTGATCAAGGCGTTGTTCTTCCAGGAAGGCGAAATGGTCAGTGAGGGCTCGGCGCTGGTCGAGCTGGAATGA
- a CDS encoding DUF6124 family protein, whose translation MTPLTKIAPDTESDPELESLKDSAATQRALDYYLKPAVSQPPPEKKVFLVNSDLTQEEALLHASDYLRCAIANAQGGAEHQFGPPRDLLLNLLFLIESSKQLIDRAIDVQQLSAR comes from the coding sequence ATGACGCCTCTAACAAAAATTGCACCCGACACCGAGTCCGATCCTGAGCTCGAATCCCTCAAGGACAGCGCTGCCACCCAGCGAGCGCTCGATTATTATTTGAAACCAGCTGTTTCCCAACCCCCTCCCGAGAAGAAAGTGTTCCTGGTGAACAGCGACCTGACCCAGGAAGAAGCCCTGCTGCACGCTTCGGATTATCTGCGCTGCGCGATTGCCAATGCGCAAGGGGGAGCCGAACATCAGTTCGGCCCCCCGCGTGATCTACTGCTCAATCTGCTGTTTCTCATCGAGTCGTCCAAGCAACTGATCGACAGGGCGATTGATGTGCAGCAATTGTCTGCCCGTTGA
- a CDS encoding M14-type cytosolic carboxypeptidase, which translates to MTVAPSSLHISSDFDSGNIQVLDASNPLQVKLAIKPDTKSPHFQWFHFKVDGLTPGHTHHFQLSNASQSSYNKAWDGYQAVASYDQENWFRVPTEFDGTSLNFHLEAQQPQVWFAYFEPYSRERHEQLIKNALQWSGCQLLATGKSAEGRDIQLLRKGNGASYKRKIWIIAQQHPGEHMAEWFMEGLLERLEQGSDPQLRKLLDYADLYLIPNMNPDGAFHGHLRTNANGQDLNRAWQNTSPQVSPEVFFALEQMSQYGVDLFLDIHGDEEIPYVFTAGCEGNPGYTPRLAALEERFRSHLSGLTKDFQTTHGYTRDEPGQANMTLACNSVGQRFDCLALTLEMPFKDNDDAPNPQTGWDGKRSKQLAKDVLTTLSAMVRELR; encoded by the coding sequence ATGACCGTGGCGCCCTCCTCACTTCATATCAGCAGCGATTTCGACAGCGGCAATATCCAGGTGCTGGACGCCAGCAACCCGCTGCAGGTGAAACTGGCCATCAAGCCGGACACCAAGAGCCCGCACTTTCAGTGGTTCCATTTCAAGGTAGATGGCCTGACACCGGGGCACACTCACCATTTTCAATTGAGCAACGCCAGCCAGTCTTCCTACAACAAAGCGTGGGATGGCTATCAGGCCGTGGCGTCTTATGATCAGGAAAACTGGTTCCGGGTCCCGACTGAATTCGACGGCACCTCGCTCAACTTCCATCTCGAAGCGCAACAGCCGCAGGTCTGGTTTGCCTACTTCGAACCCTATAGCCGGGAACGTCACGAGCAGTTGATCAAGAACGCCCTGCAGTGGTCGGGTTGCCAGTTACTGGCCACCGGCAAAAGTGCCGAAGGCCGCGACATTCAGTTGTTGCGCAAAGGCAACGGCGCCAGCTACAAGCGCAAGATCTGGATCATCGCCCAGCAGCACCCCGGCGAGCATATGGCCGAATGGTTTATGGAAGGTCTGCTGGAGCGCCTGGAGCAAGGCAGCGACCCACAATTGCGCAAGCTGCTGGACTACGCCGACCTGTACCTGATCCCCAACATGAACCCCGACGGCGCGTTCCACGGGCACTTGCGCACCAATGCCAACGGCCAGGACCTGAACCGCGCCTGGCAGAACACCAGCCCGCAGGTCAGCCCCGAAGTGTTCTTTGCCCTGGAGCAAATGAGCCAGTACGGCGTCGATCTGTTCCTCGACATTCATGGCGACGAAGAAATCCCCTACGTGTTTACCGCAGGCTGCGAGGGCAACCCGGGCTACACCCCGCGCCTGGCGGCGCTTGAGGAACGCTTTCGCAGCCACCTCAGCGGCCTGACCAAAGACTTCCAGACCACCCACGGCTATACCCGCGACGAGCCCGGGCAAGCCAACATGACCCTGGCCTGCAACAGCGTCGGCCAGCGCTTCGACTGCCTGGCACTGACCCTGGAGATGCCGTTCAAGGACAACGACGATGCGCCCAACCCGCAGACCGGCTGGGATGGCAAACGCTCCAAGCAATTGGCCAAGGACGTGCTGACGACCCTGTCGGCGATGGTCAGGGAACTGCGCTAA
- a CDS encoding Glu/Leu/Phe/Val dehydrogenase dimerization domain-containing protein — protein sequence MPIFAHPEFDHHEQVQFCHDQATGLKAIIAVHNTRLGPALGGCRMFPYADEQQALNDVLRLSRGMTYKSALAGLPLGGGKAVIIGDPHKDKSEALFRAMGEFVESMGGRYITAADSGTGVAEMALMGQRTRHVVGAGSREQLGGGTRSGDPSPATALGVFIGLREAVLQRMGRSDLTGLRVAVQGLGQVGFNLARQLHEAGAELWVHDIQEANVRRAVDELGAHAVSALDIYGLDVDVFSPCAMGAIINDETLQVLRAPVIAGAANNQLAKAAHADELWRRGCLHAPDYAINAGGIIDVSYEYNGGTPEQVRQHVEGIGQTLRQIFLRAKAEDQNTTRIADSLAQERLNR from the coding sequence ATGCCGATTTTTGCTCACCCCGAATTCGATCACCATGAACAGGTGCAGTTCTGCCATGACCAGGCCACGGGCCTGAAGGCGATTATTGCGGTACACAACACCCGCCTGGGTCCCGCGTTGGGCGGCTGCCGCATGTTCCCCTACGCCGACGAGCAACAGGCCCTGAATGATGTGCTGCGCCTGTCCCGTGGCATGACCTACAAGTCGGCGCTGGCCGGGCTGCCCTTGGGCGGTGGCAAGGCAGTGATCATTGGTGACCCGCACAAAGACAAGAGCGAGGCGCTGTTTCGGGCCATGGGCGAGTTTGTTGAAAGCATGGGCGGGCGTTACATCACTGCAGCGGACTCCGGCACCGGCGTGGCCGAGATGGCCCTGATGGGGCAGCGCACCCGCCATGTGGTGGGGGCGGGCAGCCGTGAGCAGTTGGGCGGAGGCACACGCAGTGGCGATCCGTCCCCGGCCACGGCCCTTGGCGTGTTTATAGGCCTGCGTGAAGCGGTCTTGCAGCGCATGGGGCGCAGTGACCTGACAGGCCTGCGGGTGGCGGTACAGGGCCTTGGGCAAGTGGGGTTCAACCTGGCCCGGCAGCTGCACGAGGCGGGTGCCGAACTGTGGGTCCATGATATCCAGGAGGCCAATGTGCGACGTGCCGTCGATGAGCTGGGGGCTCACGCGGTGAGCGCGCTGGATATTTACGGGCTGGATGTGGATGTGTTCTCGCCCTGCGCGATGGGTGCCATCATCAACGATGAAACCTTGCAGGTATTGCGTGCGCCGGTGATTGCCGGGGCGGCCAACAACCAGTTGGCCAAGGCGGCCCATGCCGATGAGCTGTGGCGTCGCGGTTGCCTGCATGCGCCTGATTACGCAATCAATGCGGGTGGCATCATTGACGTGTCCTACGAGTACAACGGCGGCACGCCCGAGCAGGTACGTCAGCACGTTGAAGGCATTGGCCAGACCTTGCGCCAGATCTTTCTACGGGCCAAAGCCGAGGATCAAAACACCACGCGTATTGCTGACAGCCTGGCACAGGAGCGTCTGAACCGCTGA
- a CDS encoding fimbria/pilus outer membrane usher protein, translating into MIEAGDLPPPPASLEAVADAQLYLELVVNQMNTGSLVNVQQRAGQLYVDANVLKDAGIHLPITPPAQVGLDSVPGLHSEYDIPGQRLLLDVPPDWLPEQVLGRRSSYPRSEAMSSFGVLFNYDLYLNDTDDAGSYLAAWNEVRLFDSWGTLSSTGQYRRSLVSAGDNQLDNGYLRYDTTWRFSDDERMLTYEVGDLISGALAWTSAIRMGGVQISRDFGVRPDLVTYPLPQFSGEAAVPSSVDLFINGYKSSSENLQPGPYTLTNVPFINGAGEAVVVTTDALGRQVSTSVPFYVTSTLLQQGLSDFSVSAGSVRRGYGIDDFAYGPGVTSGSLRYGLSNSLTLESHLEASDSLALGGVGANFKLGNFGVLNSAVSQSRFDGRGGRQASLGYQYSAQRFSFAYQRLQRFADYADLSVIDADYISLSRRSEQVTLALNLDRFGSLGAGYFDVLAADASRTRLLNLSWSTPLWFNSSLYVSANRDLDDSNWAMQAQIVVPFDVRGNFSFGTERSATGVTQNRVNYSRSAPTQGGVGFNLGYAHGDTADYRQADLTWRLQSVQLQAGVYGSSAQQTRWADASGSLVWMDGQTFAANRIDDAFVVVSTGGFADVGVRYENQWIGNTDKNGHLLVPWSSAYYRGKYEIDPLNLSATVLSPNVEQRVAVRRGSGYLLEFELSRAAAASVHLVDGKQQDLELGSAVLNEQNGARAVVGWDGLVYLENLVQHNSLQVIRPDGQQCKAQFVLPPATDQVPLIDPVVCQ; encoded by the coding sequence ATGATTGAAGCCGGGGACTTGCCGCCGCCGCCCGCCAGCCTGGAGGCTGTCGCCGATGCCCAGTTATATCTGGAACTGGTGGTCAACCAAATGAATACAGGGAGCCTGGTGAACGTGCAGCAACGTGCTGGCCAATTGTATGTAGACGCCAACGTGCTAAAGGACGCCGGGATTCACCTGCCCATCACGCCGCCTGCGCAGGTCGGCCTGGACAGCGTGCCCGGCCTGCACAGCGAGTACGATATTCCGGGCCAGCGTCTGCTGCTGGATGTGCCACCCGACTGGTTGCCCGAGCAAGTGCTGGGCCGGCGCTCGAGTTACCCGCGCAGCGAAGCCATGAGCAGCTTTGGCGTGTTGTTCAACTACGATCTGTACCTTAACGATACCGACGACGCAGGCTCCTATCTGGCCGCCTGGAACGAAGTGCGGCTGTTCGACAGCTGGGGCACGCTGTCCAGTACCGGGCAATACCGGCGCAGCCTCGTCAGCGCCGGCGACAACCAGCTCGACAACGGTTACCTGCGCTATGACACCACCTGGCGCTTCTCCGACGATGAACGCATGCTCACCTACGAGGTGGGTGACCTGATCAGTGGCGCCCTGGCCTGGACCAGTGCCATCCGCATGGGCGGTGTGCAGATATCACGGGACTTTGGCGTGCGCCCGGATCTGGTGACCTATCCTTTGCCGCAGTTTTCCGGGGAGGCAGCAGTGCCTTCCTCGGTGGATCTGTTTATCAACGGTTACAAGTCCTCCAGCGAAAACCTCCAGCCCGGGCCCTATACCCTGACCAACGTGCCGTTTATCAATGGCGCCGGTGAAGCCGTGGTGGTGACCACCGATGCCCTGGGCCGGCAAGTCTCCACCAGCGTGCCGTTTTACGTGACCAGTACCTTGTTGCAACAAGGCCTGAGTGACTTCAGCGTGTCGGCGGGCAGTGTGCGCCGCGGTTACGGTATCGACGATTTTGCCTACGGGCCCGGGGTGACTTCAGGCAGTCTGCGCTATGGGTTGAGCAACAGCCTGACCCTGGAAAGCCATCTTGAAGCGTCTGACTCGCTTGCCCTGGGCGGGGTGGGGGCGAACTTCAAGCTGGGCAATTTCGGCGTCCTCAACAGTGCCGTCAGTCAAAGCCGGTTCGATGGCCGTGGCGGCCGTCAGGCAAGCCTGGGCTACCAGTACAGCGCACAACGCTTCAGCTTTGCCTATCAGCGTTTGCAACGGTTTGCCGACTACGCTGACCTCTCGGTTATCGACGCCGATTACATCAGCCTCAGCCGACGCAGTGAACAAGTGACTCTGGCCCTGAACCTGGACCGCTTTGGCAGCCTGGGGGCCGGGTACTTTGATGTGCTGGCCGCCGATGCTTCACGCACGCGCTTGCTCAACCTGAGCTGGAGTACGCCGCTGTGGTTCAACAGCAGCCTGTATGTGTCGGCCAACCGTGACCTGGATGATAGCAACTGGGCCATGCAGGCACAGATCGTGGTGCCCTTTGATGTGCGCGGCAACTTCAGTTTCGGCACCGAGCGCAGCGCCACCGGGGTCACCCAGAACCGGGTCAATTACAGCCGCAGTGCGCCGACCCAGGGCGGCGTTGGTTTCAATCTGGGCTATGCACATGGCGATACCGCGGATTATCGCCAGGCCGACCTGACCTGGCGGCTGCAATCCGTGCAGCTGCAGGCGGGCGTCTATGGCTCCTCGGCCCAGCAGACCCGCTGGGCCGATGCCAGCGGCTCGCTGGTATGGATGGACGGGCAGACCTTTGCCGCCAATCGTATTGACGACGCGTTTGTGGTCGTCAGTACCGGGGGCTTTGCCGATGTGGGGGTGCGATACGAGAATCAATGGATCGGCAATACCGATAAAAACGGCCACCTGCTGGTGCCCTGGAGCAGCGCCTACTATCGTGGCAAATACGAGATCGACCCGCTCAATCTGTCGGCCACTGTCCTGAGCCCCAACGTCGAACAGCGCGTGGCTGTGCGCCGGGGCAGCGGTTATTTGCTGGAGTTCGAGTTGAGCCGGGCGGCGGCGGCCAGCGTGCATCTGGTCGATGGCAAACAGCAGGATCTGGAGCTGGGCAGTGCGGTGCTCAATGAGCAAAACGGCGCCCGGGCAGTGGTGGGGTGGGACGGGCTGGTGTATCTGGAAAACCTGGTACAGCACAACTCGTTGCAGGTCATCAGGCCTGATGGACAGCAATGCAAGGCGCAGTTTGTCTTGCCCCCGGCAACCGATCAGGTGCCCTTGATCGATCCGGTGGTGTGCCAGTGA
- a CDS encoding spore coat U domain-containing protein — protein sequence MIGPAQRCVLYAACALLSVQAQAGMLNGQIQARLVIMASCQVSSGTGVEDNSLSNLGLLNFGSRGPTWNTPVEALLEGGESNLKVICNPAVRGFSVSIDGGNHGNGTTRQLSNGQQMIPYRLFLDAAGNNSYSIGKQHDFVVASGGHVPIPVYGMVMASPKSLPAGVYRDTLRVTLDW from the coding sequence ATGATCGGTCCTGCCCAACGTTGTGTGCTGTACGCAGCCTGTGCCCTGCTGAGTGTGCAGGCGCAGGCAGGCATGCTCAACGGGCAGATCCAGGCGCGCCTGGTGATTATGGCCAGCTGTCAGGTGAGCAGCGGCACAGGTGTGGAAGACAACAGCCTGTCCAACCTTGGCTTGCTCAATTTCGGCTCGCGCGGCCCAACCTGGAATACCCCGGTCGAGGCGCTGCTTGAGGGCGGCGAGAGTAATTTGAAGGTGATCTGCAACCCTGCGGTACGGGGTTTTTCGGTGTCCATTGACGGTGGTAATCACGGTAATGGCACGACGCGCCAACTGAGTAATGGCCAGCAAATGATTCCTTATCGCTTGTTTCTGGATGCTGCTGGAAACAACAGCTACAGCATCGGCAAGCAACACGATTTTGTGGTGGCAAGTGGTGGCCATGTACCGATCCCGGTGTATGGCATGGTGATGGCGAGTCCAAAATCACTGCCAGCAGGTGTCTATCGGGACACGCTACGGGTGACGCTGGATTGGTAA